A part of Paraliobacillus zengyii genomic DNA contains:
- a CDS encoding serine/threonine protein kinase, producing the protein MEKDFTSVDKLFSTIKVTSNANNRPVTIHGSAKELRCIGVGTDAAVFQLLSVPTHAFKLYADDKRMKIETEESVYQRLEGSRFFSKCYGSTDRYLVVDFESGITLYDCLLQGIPIPKQVMDDVEEARKFAREADLNPRDIHFKNVILQNGRAKIIDVSEYLEQGDDSRWEHLNLAYNEHYHLIKGKAIPSWILETIPKWYNQRYYNSFDDFMKGILKLKMFCK; encoded by the coding sequence ATGGAAAAAGACTTCACATCTGTAGATAAATTATTTTCAACTATTAAAGTTACGTCGAATGCTAATAACAGACCTGTTACTATACACGGAAGTGCAAAAGAATTAAGGTGCATTGGGGTTGGAACGGATGCCGCCGTTTTTCAATTACTTTCTGTTCCAACCCATGCGTTTAAGTTATATGCGGATGATAAAAGAATGAAAATAGAAACCGAAGAAAGTGTTTATCAACGATTAGAAGGCTCGCGTTTTTTTTCGAAATGCTATGGTAGTACGGATAGATATTTAGTAGTGGATTTTGAATCAGGCATTACTTTGTATGACTGTCTTTTACAAGGCATTCCTATACCTAAGCAAGTAATGGATGATGTTGAAGAAGCACGGAAATTTGCGCGTGAAGCTGATCTTAATCCGAGGGATATTCATTTTAAAAATGTGATTTTACAGAATGGAAGAGCGAAAATAATTGATGTTTCTGAATATCTGGAGCAGGGTGATGACTCGCGTTGGGAGCATTTAAACCTAGCATATAACGAACACTATCATCTCATCAAGGGTAAGGCAATTCCTTCTTGGATATTGGAGACTATTCCAAAATGGTATAACCAACGCTACTATAATTCATTTGATGATTTTATGAAAGGTATCCTTAAGTTAAAGATGTTTTGTAAATAG
- a CDS encoding YheC/YheD family protein, producing the protein MNGNNFENRIAPSTEVTFDKQRLFFNKWEMYKLLAQYDLPFQMPYTAIFSIQSFDQFTSRSIPFYVKPVHTWAGLHITRITPFYNGYHVKQQNGSEETLPTKQALWQKLAQYYQNTLAIIQQQAPTIAFNSRAFDIRVHLQRDEHGQWLYAGDLTRIGGEKSIVSNHFTNGGGVVETEFVLQHLFRYSKGNKVLRTLANATFAISEVLDSQYPFVDIGADFGLDRNGNLWLFEVNTNDAKGRPAYDLFKKLPDKNVYKQMIAMDKRRYKIWKKSNMYF; encoded by the coding sequence ATGAACGGTAACAATTTTGAAAATAGGATTGCGCCTAGTACAGAAGTGACCTTTGATAAGCAACGCCTGTTTTTCAATAAGTGGGAAATGTATAAGTTATTAGCCCAATATGATTTACCTTTTCAAATGCCTTATACTGCTATTTTTTCCATCCAATCGTTTGATCAATTCACCTCTAGGTCTATTCCCTTTTATGTAAAACCAGTCCATACATGGGCAGGTTTGCATATCACACGGATTACGCCTTTTTATAACGGCTATCACGTAAAACAACAGAACGGATCAGAAGAAACACTCCCTACGAAGCAAGCCTTGTGGCAAAAATTGGCCCAATACTATCAAAATACGCTTGCCATCATTCAACAACAGGCACCTACTATCGCTTTTAATTCACGGGCGTTTGACATTCGTGTCCATCTACAACGAGATGAACATGGTCAATGGCTTTACGCAGGGGATTTAACCCGCATTGGTGGGGAGAAATCCATTGTTTCTAATCATTTCACAAATGGTGGTGGCGTAGTAGAAACGGAATTCGTACTGCAACATTTATTTCGATACTCAAAAGGAAATAAAGTGTTAAGAACGCTAGCAAATGCCACATTCGCCATTTCTGAAGTTCTTGATAGTCAATATCCATTTGTCGACATTGGTGCTGACTTTGGTCTCGATCGAAACGGAAATCTCTGGTTATTTGAAGTCAATACAAATGATGCTAAAGGACGACCAGCTTATGATCTTTTTAAAAAACTACCCGATAAAAATGTTTATAAACAAATGATTGCAATGGATAAAAGACGGTATAAAATATGGAAGAAAAGCAACATGTATTTTTAA
- a CDS encoding diguanylate cyclase, with amino-acid sequence MDLKKYKHLLLNNIKKQIIAWFESDNEANIPNEEVYRFLHSIKGTSGTLELEGLYQLSSELIIEVKEEEDRHWLVTELREYLYPLIQLSYHYEHFEEEADIEPTNAWLERAPLIHIIGDDVSMLIILKDALEKQGWMVLTNTDPEKATNQYFDLLPDCLVIDLDMSMKNGFELLEDIHEHNKRQFVPKVILSVNSNREERIAAFKTGADDFMKKQIDIEEFIVRINRHLQRKQLFDQSVSIDELTQVYNRKQLQDVYQRQADQFVVKQQPFSIVMLDIDHFKQVNDTYGHSVGDKVLYDFAQFLVKNVKKADTVFRYGGEEFIILFAGISYQEVQEKIQGMIDDYATVKHRANESYFSLTFSGGVYTVQDQATDLSVALEQADQALYKAKENGRARVEIGNDTLQEVSKKKIYVSVIDDDGIIRTILTKILNNIKLVRVELDIEVFENGAAFFEKKRPEVKGKHFIILDGVMPVMDGIEVLQKLKSQKHAANFNIMMLTSRKSENDIVRALALGADDYLTKPFSINELQARIQRLLQRIE; translated from the coding sequence ATGGACCTAAAGAAATATAAACATTTACTGTTAAATAATATAAAAAAACAAATAATTGCTTGGTTTGAGAGTGATAATGAAGCGAATATACCGAATGAGGAAGTGTATCGTTTTCTTCATTCGATAAAGGGAACTTCTGGTACGTTAGAATTAGAAGGGTTGTACCAACTTTCATCTGAATTAATTATCGAAGTAAAAGAAGAAGAAGATAGGCACTGGCTCGTAACTGAATTAAGGGAATATTTGTATCCTTTAATCCAATTGAGTTATCACTATGAACATTTTGAAGAGGAAGCGGATATCGAGCCAACGAATGCCTGGTTAGAAAGAGCGCCGCTCATTCATATTATTGGTGACGATGTTTCGATGCTAATTATTCTAAAGGACGCATTAGAAAAACAAGGTTGGATGGTTCTAACCAATACAGATCCTGAAAAAGCAACGAATCAATATTTCGACCTTTTACCAGATTGTTTAGTAATTGATCTCGATATGTCGATGAAGAATGGATTTGAATTATTAGAAGATATTCATGAACATAATAAGAGACAATTTGTACCAAAGGTAATCCTTAGTGTGAATAGTAATAGAGAAGAAAGAATCGCAGCATTTAAAACAGGTGCAGATGATTTTATGAAAAAGCAAATCGATATAGAAGAATTTATTGTGAGAATTAACCGGCATTTACAGAGGAAACAATTATTTGATCAGTCTGTTTCAATTGATGAATTAACGCAAGTATATAATAGAAAGCAATTACAGGATGTTTACCAAAGACAAGCAGATCAGTTTGTTGTGAAACAGCAACCATTTAGCATAGTAATGCTTGATATTGACCATTTTAAACAAGTTAATGATACCTATGGACATTCAGTAGGCGATAAAGTACTGTACGATTTTGCGCAGTTTTTGGTGAAAAACGTAAAAAAAGCAGATACAGTTTTTCGCTATGGTGGAGAAGAATTTATCATTTTATTCGCTGGCATTTCTTATCAAGAGGTACAAGAGAAAATACAAGGAATGATAGATGATTATGCTACAGTAAAACATCGTGCGAACGAATCTTATTTTTCGCTTACTTTTTCAGGAGGTGTATATACTGTGCAAGACCAAGCAACAGATTTATCAGTTGCGCTAGAACAAGCAGATCAAGCGTTATACAAGGCAAAGGAAAATGGCAGAGCACGGGTTGAAATAGGGAATGATACGCTACAAGAAGTTTCAAAGAAAAAGATATATGTATCTGTCATTGATGATGATGGCATAATCAGGACGATTCTAACAAAAATACTTAACAATATTAAGCTTGTACGTGTTGAATTAGATATTGAAGTTTTTGAGAATGGTGCAGCATTCTTTGAGAAGAAGCGACCTGAAGTTAAAGGGAAACATTTCATTATATTAGATGGTGTCATGCCTGTCATGGATGGAATAGAGGTTCTTCAAAAATTAAAAAGTCAAAAACATGCTGCAAATTTCAATATTATGATGTTAACCAGTCGAAAAAGTGAAAATGATATTGTTCGTGCATTAGCTTTGGGTGCAGATGATTATTTAACAAAGCCGTTTAGTATTAACGAATTGCAAGCGAGAATTCAACGCTTACTTCAAAGGATTGAGTAA
- a CDS encoding response regulator transcription factor: MKKILLAEDEEVLRMLIVDTIEDGDFEIDEAADGKEALTKIAENDYDLLILDYMMPQVTGVEVIEEVRKNPLKNSVKILMLSAKNQQYEQEKVLAVGADYFMAKPFSPLALLDKVEEILNEN; encoded by the coding sequence GTGAAAAAGATTTTATTAGCAGAGGATGAAGAAGTCCTTCGTATGTTGATTGTTGATACGATTGAAGATGGTGACTTTGAAATAGATGAAGCGGCCGATGGCAAAGAAGCATTAACGAAAATTGCTGAAAATGATTATGACCTACTTATATTGGATTATATGATGCCACAAGTTACGGGAGTGGAAGTAATAGAAGAAGTACGAAAGAATCCATTAAAAAATAGTGTTAAAATCCTGATGTTATCAGCAAAAAATCAGCAATATGAACAAGAGAAAGTATTAGCAGTTGGAGCTGATTACTTTATGGCTAAACCGTTCAGTCCATTAGCCTTATTAGATAAAGTAGAGGAAATTTTAAATGAAAATTAA
- a CDS encoding BclA C-terminal domain-containing protein, with the protein MNEQNKHSKLLRRNYSYQNNGCKACGHRICRCKKRECPELVYKAHRCKVKHSVINIISGPPGPIGPTGPTGPPGGPTGPTGATGPIGPTGATGPIGPTGDTGATGPIGPTGATGATGPIGPTGDTGATGPIGPTGDTGATGPIGPTGATGATGPIGPTGDTGATGPIGPTGATGATGPIGPTGDTGATGPIGPTGDTGATGPIGPTGATGATGPIGPTGDTGATGPIGPTGATGATGPIGPTGDTGATGPIGPTGATGATGPIGPAGATGPIGPTGDTGATGPAIGLSEYGYIYNLGAQVVPIEADVVFDSNGLITPGITHAPGTSEILVTTPGDYEVTFSTSGVEPSQFALFLNGANVDGTVYGSGAGTQQNDGQAIIAIASGDVLTLRNHSSTAAVTLQTLAGGTQTNVNASIVIKKLD; encoded by the coding sequence TTGAATGAACAAAACAAGCACTCAAAATTATTGCGTAGAAATTACAGTTACCAAAACAATGGATGTAAAGCATGTGGACATAGAATTTGCAGATGCAAAAAGAGAGAATGTCCAGAACTTGTCTATAAAGCACACAGATGTAAGGTAAAGCATAGTGTAATTAATATAATTAGCGGACCTCCAGGACCTATTGGACCTACTGGACCCACCGGACCTCCAGGAGGACCCACAGGGCCTACCGGCGCTACCGGACCAATTGGACCTACTGGTGCTACCGGACCAATCGGGCCTACTGGCGACACTGGTGCTACCGGACCAATCGGGCCTACTGGCGCTACTGGTGCTACCGGACCAATTGGACCTACTGGCGACACTGGTGCTACCGGACCAATTGGACCTACTGGCGACACTGGTGCTACCGGACCAATCGGGCCTACTGGCGCTACTGGTGCTACCGGACCAATTGGACCTACTGGCGACACTGGTGCTACCGGACCAATCGGGCCTACTGGCGCTACTGGTGCTACCGGACCAATTGGACCTACTGGCGACACTGGTGCTACCGGACCAATTGGACCTACTGGCGACACTGGTGCTACCGGACCAATCGGGCCTACTGGCGCTACTGGTGCTACCGGACCAATTGGACCTACTGGCGACACTGGTGCTACCGGACCAATCGGGCCTACTGGCGCTACTGGTGCTACTGGACCAATTGGACCTACTGGCGACACTGGTGCTACCGGACCAATCGGGCCTACTGGCGCTACTGGTGCTACCGGACCAATCGGACCTGCCGGCGCTACTGGACCAATTGGACCTACTGGCGATACTGGTGCTACCGGACCGGCGATTGGATTATCAGAATACGGATATATTTATAACCTTGGGGCTCAAGTTGTTCCTATAGAGGCAGATGTTGTTTTTGACTCAAATGGATTAATCACACCTGGAATTACCCATGCTCCTGGGACCTCTGAAATCTTAGTAACCACTCCAGGAGATTATGAGGTTACCTTCTCCACTTCTGGTGTTGAACCTAGCCAATTCGCATTATTTTTAAATGGAGCAAATGTTGATGGAACTGTCTATGGATCTGGGGCAGGTACCCAGCAAAACGATGGTCAAGCTATAATTGCCATAGCATCTGGAGATGTCCTCACACTTCGAAATCATAGTTCTACTGCAGCTGTTACACTTCAAACTTTAGCAGGAGGCACACAAACAAATGTAAATGCTTCGATTGTTATTAAAAAATTAGATTAG
- a CDS encoding polysaccharide deacetylase family protein codes for MGLLVIWTTTGVISYAQPSQENLPEPEGGSELSERVRYPVSNIILQERYPETIVLSGDQSENRIALTFDDGPDPRFTPQILDVLQGYNVKATFFLMGARAKAYPELVQRIIAEGHIIGNHTYWHPNLVEEGDIPTLENEVNRTEATLTEQIGYRTKLFRAPYGFLNNELVEKLEDMNYSVIGWSVDSLDWQEAAPEVITYNVLSNIHPGAIVLMHDGADSEGDRTNTIEALRQLIPTLKDEGMEFVTVPVLVDVSYKQD; via the coding sequence ATGGGCTTACTCGTAATTTGGACTACAACTGGTGTAATAAGCTATGCGCAGCCAAGTCAAGAAAACTTACCAGAACCAGAAGGTGGGTCGGAATTATCGGAGCGCGTTCGTTATCCAGTTTCCAATATTATTTTACAAGAGCGATATCCTGAAACGATTGTCTTAAGTGGCGATCAATCCGAGAATAGAATTGCGCTAACGTTTGATGATGGGCCAGATCCACGTTTTACGCCACAGATTTTAGATGTATTGCAAGGGTATAATGTTAAAGCGACGTTTTTTCTGATGGGTGCAAGGGCAAAAGCGTACCCCGAGCTTGTACAGCGGATAATTGCTGAAGGTCACATTATTGGTAATCATACATATTGGCATCCGAACCTTGTAGAAGAAGGGGATATTCCCACACTTGAGAATGAAGTTAACCGAACCGAAGCTACTTTAACGGAGCAAATCGGTTATCGAACGAAATTATTTCGTGCGCCATATGGTTTTTTAAATAATGAATTAGTTGAGAAACTGGAGGATATGAATTACTCGGTGATTGGTTGGTCAGTTGATTCATTAGACTGGCAAGAGGCTGCGCCAGAAGTGATCACTTATAATGTGTTAAGTAATATTCATCCAGGTGCAATTGTCCTTATGCACGATGGCGCTGATTCGGAGGGTGACCGAACCAACACGATTGAAGCGCTTCGCCAACTAATACCAACACTGAAAGATGAAGGTATGGAATTTGTTACAGTTCCAGTGTTAGTAGATGTTTCTTATAAACAAGATTAA
- a CDS encoding HEAT repeat domain-containing protein translates to MLSGELFALSVLTVFIFVLLTFLLGYLLIRKARENRSRKRIKQYKENYKASVYDYLVTGDSSRLLRPSGKERKLAIEELLSDFSNVLEGEDEKKNLSNYATLYLTETYRSYLKSRQWSKRMNTLFLIEDLYMDGLAEDVKKNIVDHPRVTKEEVVQALSILARFKNSELYYYIDLKSEQLLEFDLRTILRRVEDDEFNVFLDNFKKEAPALQYAVVEKIGNSKDIESISFLESIYQEYKGEIKIRALKAIVKIGYVNDITDYLPLCESSSWQERMLVARLLKIEQDQRSQNCLKKLLHDESWWVRSQAGESLASFQDGFEILTTITQESQDAYARDMANEWLNKGVIT, encoded by the coding sequence ATGCTAAGTGGAGAACTTTTTGCTTTATCGGTATTAACCGTTTTTATTTTCGTGTTATTGACTTTTCTTTTAGGTTATTTACTAATTAGAAAAGCACGAGAAAATAGAAGTCGTAAGCGAATTAAACAGTATAAAGAAAATTATAAAGCCTCGGTCTATGACTATTTAGTTACGGGTGATTCCTCCCGATTACTTCGTCCAAGTGGGAAAGAAAGAAAATTGGCGATAGAGGAACTGTTAAGTGATTTCTCAAATGTATTAGAAGGGGAAGATGAAAAGAAAAATCTCTCCAACTATGCAACACTTTACTTAACCGAGACATATCGTAGTTATCTAAAAAGCAGACAGTGGAGTAAACGGATGAATACATTGTTTCTTATCGAAGACTTATATATGGATGGATTAGCCGAAGATGTCAAGAAAAACATAGTGGATCATCCGAGAGTGACGAAGGAAGAAGTTGTCCAAGCTTTATCTATATTAGCACGTTTTAAAAATTCAGAACTTTATTATTATATCGATTTAAAAAGCGAACAACTTTTAGAATTTGATCTTCGTACTATTCTTCGCAGGGTAGAAGATGATGAATTTAACGTTTTTTTAGATAATTTTAAAAAAGAAGCACCTGCGCTTCAATATGCAGTAGTAGAAAAAATAGGGAACTCGAAAGATATAGAATCTATTTCCTTTTTAGAGTCGATCTATCAAGAATATAAAGGTGAAATAAAAATACGTGCATTAAAAGCTATTGTAAAGATTGGATATGTAAATGATATAACGGACTATTTACCTTTATGTGAATCTAGCTCATGGCAAGAAAGAATGCTTGTTGCCAGGTTGTTGAAAATAGAACAAGATCAACGTTCACAAAACTGCTTAAAAAAGTTACTTCATGATGAATCCTGGTGGGTAAGGTCACAAGCAGGGGAGAGTTTAGCTAGTTTTCAAGATGGTTTCGAAATTTTAACAACTATTACACAGGAAAGTCAGGATGCGTATGCACGTGATATGGCGAATGAATGGTTGAATAAAGGAGTTATCACTTAA
- a CDS encoding DNA-3-methyladenine glycosylase I, whose amino-acid sequence MKRCDWVNDDPLYIDYHDNEWGVPEYNDQKLFELIILEGAQAGLSWYTVLKKREHYRAVFDHFDPDKIAKYNENKKAELLQDPGIIRNKLKVQAAITNAKIYLEIIEEEGSFSDYIWSFVDGKPIINSWENISDVPATTEISDKMSKALKKRGFKFVGPTICYAFMQASGMVNDHITSCICYK is encoded by the coding sequence ATGAAACGTTGTGATTGGGTGAATGATGATCCATTATATATCGATTATCATGATAATGAATGGGGCGTTCCTGAATACAATGACCAGAAGTTATTTGAATTAATTATACTAGAAGGGGCGCAAGCAGGTCTGAGTTGGTATACAGTACTGAAAAAAAGAGAACATTATCGCGCTGTGTTTGATCATTTTGATCCAGATAAAATCGCGAAATATAATGAGAATAAGAAAGCGGAATTGTTACAAGATCCAGGAATTATCCGAAATAAATTAAAGGTTCAGGCAGCTATAACGAATGCTAAGATTTATTTGGAGATAATTGAAGAAGAGGGAAGCTTTTCTGACTACATATGGTCATTTGTCGATGGTAAACCAATTATAAACAGTTGGGAAAATATTAGTGATGTGCCTGCAACAACAGAGATAAGTGACAAAATGAGTAAAGCATTAAAGAAGAGAGGCTTTAAATTTGTTGGACCAACGATCTGTTATGCTTTTATGCAAGCTAGTGGAATGGTAAACGACCATATTACATCATGTATTTGTTATAAATGA
- a CDS encoding glycosyltransferase family 2 protein, with product MDLQTIIQLYAWGIAIYMIIVITFYTVILFFSTLQVRKQYRLNRTEPYENYLDESFTRPISVIVPAYNEEAGVVQSVRSLLTINYPEFEIIVVNDGSKDQTLTIMLEKYEMVKIDKVVRKQLQTEEVQAIYQSKILPNLYMIDKKNGGKADALNAGLNVSHYPYFCSIDGDSVLESDAFLKVMKPIIDSGEDVIASGGSVRIANGCDIRNGSLVKIGLSNAPIVVMQVIEYLRAFLMGRIGLSRHNLLLIISGAFGVFSKHWVLEAGGYKRNTVGEDMELVVRLHCLIKEKGLKKKIVYVPDPVCWTEVPESFGVLRSQRRRWHKGLFESLWSHRKVTFNPKYGAIGFVSFPYFWIVEFFGPIVELSGYLFILFTLFSGGVYIEFAILLFLLSALYGSVFSMASVLLEEWSLRKYPKVSDIVKLFLFALTETLWYRPLTVLWRCEGIWQIIRRDHSWGEMKRKGVSK from the coding sequence ATGGATTTGCAAACAATTATCCAACTCTATGCGTGGGGAATTGCAATTTATATGATTATTGTAATTACCTTTTATACGGTTATTCTTTTTTTCTCAACGCTTCAAGTGAGAAAACAATATCGCCTAAATCGAACGGAGCCATATGAAAACTATCTAGATGAGAGTTTTACAAGACCTATTTCTGTTATAGTGCCTGCATATAATGAAGAAGCTGGTGTTGTCCAAAGTGTCCGATCATTGTTGACGATAAATTATCCCGAATTTGAAATTATTGTTGTAAATGATGGTTCAAAAGATCAGACATTAACGATTATGCTTGAGAAATATGAAATGGTTAAAATCGATAAAGTAGTTAGAAAACAACTTCAAACAGAAGAGGTACAGGCTATTTATCAATCTAAAATCCTTCCAAATTTATATATGATAGATAAGAAAAATGGAGGAAAAGCAGATGCATTAAATGCAGGGTTAAATGTATCGCATTATCCTTATTTTTGTTCGATAGATGGTGATTCAGTCTTAGAAAGTGATGCTTTTTTGAAAGTAATGAAGCCCATTATAGATTCAGGAGAGGATGTAATTGCATCTGGCGGTAGTGTACGAATTGCAAATGGGTGTGATATCCGAAATGGTAGTTTAGTTAAAATCGGTCTTTCCAATGCGCCAATTGTTGTCATGCAAGTAATTGAGTATTTGCGTGCTTTTTTAATGGGAAGAATTGGTTTAAGTCGCCATAATTTGTTGTTAATTATCTCTGGAGCATTTGGTGTTTTCTCAAAGCACTGGGTTTTAGAGGCGGGTGGTTATAAGCGCAATACGGTTGGAGAAGATATGGAGTTAGTAGTACGCCTGCATTGTTTGATTAAAGAAAAAGGTTTAAAAAAGAAAATAGTTTATGTTCCTGATCCAGTTTGTTGGACAGAAGTGCCAGAAAGTTTTGGTGTATTACGAAGTCAAAGAAGACGCTGGCATAAAGGACTTTTTGAAAGTTTATGGAGTCATCGCAAAGTTACTTTCAATCCTAAGTATGGGGCAATTGGGTTTGTCTCGTTTCCATATTTTTGGATCGTAGAGTTTTTTGGGCCAATTGTCGAACTCTCGGGTTATCTGTTCATTCTATTCACTCTCTTTAGTGGTGGCGTGTATATTGAATTCGCTATTTTATTATTTTTATTATCTGCACTTTATGGTTCTGTTTTTTCAATGGCATCTGTTTTATTAGAAGAATGGAGTCTGCGTAAATATCCAAAAGTATCAGATATCGTTAAGTTATTTTTATTTGCTCTAACAGAAACGCTTTGGTATCGCCCACTTACGGTTCTTTGGAGATGTGAAGGGATATGGCAAATTATCCGCCGTGACCATAGTTGGGGCGAAATGAAAAGAAAAGGTGTATCGAAATGA
- a CDS encoding DUF1292 domain-containing protein — translation MDKIEVGEVFTIIDEQELEQTVEVLANVTLEGTDYLAVSFLADLEEEEEGDIDIFFLKTDEDGDLTAIEDDAEFDKVSEAFDEILDDEDE, via the coding sequence ATGGATAAAATTGAAGTTGGTGAAGTATTTACCATTATTGATGAGCAAGAATTGGAACAAACAGTAGAAGTATTGGCGAATGTTACGTTAGAGGGAACGGATTATCTTGCTGTAAGTTTTCTAGCAGATCTAGAAGAGGAAGAGGAAGGCGATATTGATATCTTTTTCCTTAAAACAGATGAAGACGGTGACTTAACTGCTATTGAAGATGACGCGGAATTTGATAAAGTTTCTGAAGCATTTGATGAAATTTTAGATGATGAAGACGAGTAG
- a CDS encoding phosphoglycerate dehydrogenase, which produces MNTITLEKMNTIKTLNPISENGLKVFRDNYKLDDENDNPDAIVVRSFNMHDGTFGDNLKAIARAGAGVNNIPVDSFTNKGVVVFNTPGANANAVKELVLTTLMASSRNLFAGIDWTRTLDGKGEDIPKLVEAGKKQFVGEEIKGKTLGVIGLGAVGALVANDALQLDMDVIGFDPFISVDTAWNLSRNVKRAMTIEELFASCDFITVHVPFTDGTGGMFNEDTFKLMKSGVQILNFSRGELVNEKDMAVALESGRVGKYISDFPNENILKMKNVVPIPHLGASTKESEENCAIMAARQIKDFLETGNIKNSVNFPKTYLPYTGRKRITVFHKNVPNMVGQITSVLSTFHLNIADMVNRSRGEYAYTMVDIEDNVDGDIIPSLTEKINQIMGIVTTRII; this is translated from the coding sequence ATGAACACAATTACATTAGAAAAAATGAATACAATAAAAACATTAAATCCTATATCTGAAAATGGGCTCAAAGTATTTAGAGATAATTATAAATTAGATGATGAAAATGACAATCCTGATGCGATCGTCGTTCGTAGTTTTAACATGCATGATGGAACGTTTGGTGATAACTTAAAGGCGATTGCTCGAGCAGGTGCGGGTGTTAATAATATCCCAGTCGACAGTTTTACAAATAAGGGTGTTGTTGTATTTAATACACCTGGTGCTAATGCGAATGCTGTAAAAGAACTTGTATTGACTACCTTAATGGCTTCATCTCGTAATCTTTTTGCTGGAATTGATTGGACCCGAACATTAGATGGAAAAGGTGAAGACATTCCGAAGCTTGTTGAAGCAGGGAAAAAACAGTTTGTTGGTGAAGAAATTAAAGGGAAAACACTAGGTGTGATTGGTCTGGGAGCAGTTGGTGCACTTGTCGCAAATGATGCACTTCAATTAGATATGGATGTTATTGGTTTTGATCCATTTATTTCTGTTGATACAGCATGGAATTTATCACGGAATGTAAAACGGGCAATGACGATTGAAGAATTGTTTGCTAGTTGCGATTTTATTACGGTCCACGTTCCATTCACTGACGGAACGGGTGGTATGTTTAATGAAGACACATTTAAATTAATGAAATCAGGTGTCCAAATTCTTAACTTTTCACGCGGTGAGCTTGTTAATGAAAAAGATATGGCAGTTGCTCTTGAAAGTGGTAGAGTAGGTAAATACATTTCCGATTTCCCAAATGAAAATATACTTAAGATGAAGAATGTTGTTCCAATTCCACATCTTGGTGCATCTACGAAAGAGTCAGAGGAAAATTGTGCAATTATGGCTGCACGTCAGATAAAAGATTTTCTCGAAACAGGGAATATTAAAAACTCTGTTAATTTTCCGAAAACATACCTTCCTTACACAGGGAGAAAGCGAATAACAGTATTTCACAAAAACGTTCCAAATATGGTTGGACAAATTACTTCCGTACTATCTACCTTCCATTTAAATATTGCTGATATGGTTAATAGAAGCCGAGGAGAGTATGCATATACAATGGTTGATATTGAGGACAATGTGGATGGTGATATTATTCCAAGCTTAACAGAAAAAATCAATCAAATTATGGGTATTGTTACGACTCGTATTATTTGA